A DNA window from Desulfatibacillum aliphaticivorans DSM 15576 contains the following coding sequences:
- the carA gene encoding glutamine-hydrolyzing carbamoyl-phosphate synthase small subunit, translating to MKALLALEDGRTFKCRSFTGSGEAQGEVVFNTGMSGYQEVLTDPSYRGQMVTMTYPLIGNYGINDEDVESNRIQVAAFLLRQYQPYPSNFTSLRSLADYLQSQGVLGVHDFDTRALTRHIRSKGAMRAMISTRDLDPESLAAKARAIPSMAGSDLVTGVTTDRPYRWVDGKVEAVTENEWQQPKIWRHRGDKHCVVAFDYGIKYNILRCLEGLGCEVFVVPASTTADEVKAMNPDGVFLSNGPGDPEPLKYAVKNIQPLIGYKPLFGICLGNQLLGLALGGKTYKMKFGHRGINQPVKYLPTGAIEITSQNHGFSVDFDSLPKGEATVTHINLNDNTVEGIRHNKLPVFSVQYHPEASPGPHDAHYLFKEFVGLMK from the coding sequence ATGAAAGCCTTGCTGGCTTTAGAAGATGGCCGGACGTTCAAGTGCCGCTCATTCACCGGCTCTGGGGAAGCCCAGGGCGAGGTGGTGTTTAACACGGGCATGAGCGGTTACCAGGAGGTGCTTACCGACCCCTCCTACCGGGGGCAGATGGTGACCATGACCTACCCCCTGATTGGCAACTATGGAATCAATGACGAGGATGTGGAATCAAACCGCATCCAGGTTGCAGCCTTTCTTCTCCGACAATACCAGCCATATCCCAGCAATTTCACTTCGCTCCGAAGCCTGGCCGATTATTTGCAAAGCCAGGGGGTTCTGGGTGTGCATGATTTCGACACCCGTGCGCTCACCCGGCATATACGCAGCAAAGGCGCCATGCGCGCCATGATATCCACCCGGGATCTTGATCCCGAATCTTTGGCGGCCAAGGCCCGGGCCATTCCGTCCATGGCGGGGTCGGATCTGGTGACCGGCGTAACCACGGACAGGCCCTACAGATGGGTTGACGGCAAGGTGGAAGCGGTCACGGAAAACGAATGGCAGCAGCCGAAAATCTGGCGTCATCGCGGGGACAAGCATTGCGTGGTCGCCTTTGACTACGGCATCAAGTACAACATCCTGCGCTGCCTGGAAGGCCTGGGCTGCGAGGTATTTGTGGTTCCCGCCTCCACGACGGCGGATGAAGTCAAGGCCATGAACCCGGACGGCGTGTTTTTAAGCAACGGCCCGGGCGACCCGGAGCCGCTCAAGTACGCGGTGAAGAACATTCAACCGTTGATCGGCTACAAGCCGTTGTTCGGCATATGCCTGGGCAACCAGTTGCTTGGCCTGGCTCTCGGCGGCAAGACGTATAAGATGAAATTCGGACACAGGGGCATCAACCAGCCGGTGAAGTACTTGCCGACGGGCGCCATTGAGATCACCAGCCAGAATCACGGCTTTTCCGTGGATTTCGACTCCCTGCCAAAGGGAGAGGCCACGGTGACGCACATCAATCTCAATGACAACACAGTGGAAGGCATCCGGCATAACAAGTTGCCGGTTTTTTCCGTGCAGTACCATCCCGAGGCCTCGCCCGGCCCTCATGACGCCCATTACTTGTTTAAGGAATTTGTGGGGTTAATGAAATAA